A genomic window from Paenibacillus antri includes:
- a CDS encoding AGE family epimerase/isomerase yields MQQSTLLTSVERCLTWLETQMLTFDNGYNGVYERIRIDENIRVNWVRPDCNTEIARALTLYKDVAGEDRYEALNQNIKNWLMRAQDNDELSAWRGSFPFYLIDGYDTQSRSGYYVYQNDNGRILLGLLHMHERAPDERLLRSAAKLADYWVSIQRPEGYFYRNDGKTQPYYLGPDFVGWMAAALLKLAKVTGNETYRASALKAYDYYLSLQLEDGRMRTSYELMKTEDWRPVSSETSKAVYAFSIAYQETGDPKFAAALEKAGRYVLRLQHPDGGILNNDAQTKNAALQNNEQLCDLVYTQGFALMALYEAWKASGDRAYLEAAERLASFLAAIQCSGESPLWDGAWRGSYNAVTRQWDGRANQNNHIDEGGMYSVYTGWCASTIMYGMLLLLEEKKRSQAGG; encoded by the coding sequence ATGCAACAGTCCACGCTGCTGACGAGCGTCGAGCGATGCTTGACGTGGCTCGAAACCCAGATGCTCACGTTCGACAACGGCTACAACGGCGTCTACGAACGCATCCGCATCGACGAGAACATTCGAGTGAACTGGGTGCGCCCGGATTGCAACACGGAAATCGCCAGAGCGTTGACGCTCTATAAGGACGTTGCCGGCGAAGATCGGTACGAAGCGCTGAACCAAAACATTAAAAATTGGCTGATGCGCGCCCAGGACAACGACGAGTTGTCCGCTTGGCGCGGATCGTTCCCGTTTTACCTGATCGACGGCTACGATACGCAATCGAGATCGGGTTACTACGTGTATCAGAACGACAACGGCAGAATCTTGCTCGGTCTGCTGCATATGCACGAGCGGGCGCCGGACGAACGGCTGCTCCGAAGCGCCGCGAAGCTCGCCGATTACTGGGTGTCGATCCAGCGTCCGGAAGGGTACTTCTACCGGAACGACGGCAAGACCCAGCCGTACTATCTCGGGCCGGACTTCGTCGGCTGGATGGCCGCCGCGCTGCTGAAGCTCGCCAAGGTTACCGGTAACGAGACGTACCGCGCGTCCGCGTTGAAGGCTTACGATTACTACCTGAGCCTGCAGCTGGAAGACGGCCGCATGCGCACGTCGTACGAGCTGATGAAGACGGAGGATTGGCGTCCGGTGTCGTCGGAGACGTCGAAGGCGGTCTACGCGTTCAGCATCGCGTATCAGGAGACCGGCGATCCGAAGTTCGCCGCCGCGCTCGAGAAGGCGGGCCGGTACGTACTCCGTCTGCAGCATCCGGACGGGGGCATCCTGAACAACGATGCGCAGACGAAGAACGCCGCGTTGCAAAACAACGAGCAGCTGTGCGACCTGGTGTATACGCAGGGCTTCGCCTTGATGGCGTTGTACGAAGCATGGAAGGCGTCCGGCGATCGGGCGTATTTGGAAGCTGCGGAAAGATTGGCCTCGTTTCTGGCGGCCATTCAATGCAGCGGCGAATCGCCGCTGTGGGACGGCGCGTGGAGAGGGTCCTACAACGCGGTGACGCGGCAGTGGGATGGTCGCGCGAATCAGAACAATCATATCGACGAAGGCGGCATGTATTCGGTGTATACCGGGTGGTGCGCGTCGACGATCATGTACGGCATGCTGCTGCTTCTCGAGGAAAAGAAGCGCTCGCAGGCAGGCGGCTAA
- a CDS encoding X2-like carbohydrate binding domain-containing protein produces the protein MLNRVSLRVRRLRIALLTFVISVAQIAAGLPALPGAGTALAADNGLAERPYMGWSSYSMQVYSGNGQWITAEQIMAQSDAMHEKLQPYGYEYINIDAAWNGGMDEYGRPIPSETLYPNGLDEVIDHVHANGQKIGLYAIPGLSKEAYALDLPIYGAEGCSMRDIAAQPLRTGDYWDIGYKIDFSNPCAQKYIDSVADVFGEWGIDFLKFDSVTPGSGHNNTSIDARDDVKAWSQALKPHGIWLELSWALDHNYADYWKEYANGWRIDWDIECYCEGVALTKWENIERLFPLAAKWWREAGPGGWNDFDSLNIGNGAMDGLTPIERQTAMTFWSISSAQLYTGNDMTNLDEYGLELLTNEEAIAVNQAGRPGHPVSLDTEQQVWYANNGDGTYSVALFNLGDAPATVRANWNDLGIEGAASVRDLWSHAELGTFQDGFVAADLPAHGSRLLKVTVSDGGAATANDDDTGMRYAGDWVRNGGNELSAASQNVSVVVSDGEAANSAIEPTTATFDRKSGLQTDVATEIDFRGNTLTGITFGGAALTEGTDYTLDGGTLTIKKEYLAARSVGTVNLTLTFSAGKPQTFSIQVTDSTTQNSSANPGAIRFDKHPEAQADATATLTLRGNALERIEIGGAALTPDVDYTLSGGTVTFKKAYLATLPSGTHDVAFAFSAGAPQTIDLIVKDSSQGGTYAINDDHPSIAYHGPWNYSYNRNLGDYNNDVHFLEADGEYFENTFEGTGVEVITELDPSQGVIDFYVDGEYKQTVNAVNTGRLAQQSVFHVADLPNGTHTLSAVKRSGWFMLLDRLRVTLPDLIAPHAANFDKSAAQQADLQVRLTRPGFVGVADTVTSLVYGTDYTVAGDVVTIQRPYLAAQPVGTSKLTFAFEGGATQELRLAIADSAAPNSVIAPTAASFDKNEAVRADVLTTLTANGNTLAGIRNGGSALTAGTDYVVEGDAIRVKKEYLATLPAGEANLTLTFSAGAPQTLTITVLDTTAPDSAIRPTSASFDKHADRQADVETTIEPNGNSLVGIRHGDTMLTLGEAYRVSGNLVTIARDFLAAQPTGMVNLELVFDAGRPQTLSIAVHDTALGRYISLNDDASGILYSGSWQSSRSRGLGDYQDDVHYTEKDGDSFEFTFAGTGVELVTEKEGAQGDIDIYIDGEFRQTVSAWSQNRQLQQTVFAVSGLADGAHTLKAVKKNGYYMLLDQLRVRVSDLVEPDRVAFDKRAAEPADVTIETAVDESGLLSVSNGETILVPGTDYVISDDAATIKKEYLASLPLGASYLTFAFRGDYGNDVHATRTNGDAVEYRFSGSGFDWIGPKGPDLGEFDLYVDGMLQATVNAVHDSRQAGRTLFSLSGLPDGEHVVKAVKRSGERMLVDRIVYRIGATELALGAAELPDGTVGETYEARIPATGGVGSHAFEAESKDLPKGLTLGADGVVSGTPTKPGMHKFTVTVTDEAGKTVSQRFSLKIDNPRSGK, from the coding sequence GTGTTGAATCGGGTATCGTTACGGGTCCGGAGACTACGCATCGCGCTGCTGACGTTCGTCATCTCGGTCGCGCAAATCGCCGCGGGTTTGCCGGCGCTGCCGGGGGCGGGCACCGCGCTCGCGGCGGACAACGGGCTGGCGGAGAGGCCGTATATGGGCTGGAGCAGCTACAGCATGCAGGTTTACTCCGGCAACGGACAGTGGATCACGGCGGAGCAAATTATGGCGCAATCCGACGCGATGCACGAGAAGCTGCAGCCGTACGGCTACGAGTACATTAATATCGACGCCGCTTGGAACGGCGGCATGGACGAGTACGGCCGGCCGATTCCGAGCGAGACCTTGTATCCGAACGGTCTCGACGAGGTGATCGACCACGTGCACGCGAACGGCCAGAAGATCGGCCTCTACGCGATTCCGGGCCTGTCGAAGGAAGCGTACGCTTTGGATCTGCCGATCTACGGCGCCGAAGGCTGCTCGATGCGGGACATCGCCGCGCAGCCGCTGCGGACGGGCGATTATTGGGATATCGGCTACAAGATCGACTTCAGCAACCCTTGCGCTCAGAAGTACATCGATTCCGTCGCCGACGTGTTCGGCGAATGGGGCATCGACTTCTTGAAGTTCGACAGCGTTACGCCGGGCTCGGGCCATAACAACACGAGCATCGACGCGCGGGACGACGTCAAGGCGTGGTCGCAGGCGCTGAAGCCGCACGGCATCTGGCTCGAGCTGTCGTGGGCGCTCGACCACAATTACGCCGACTACTGGAAGGAATACGCCAACGGCTGGCGGATCGACTGGGATATCGAGTGTTATTGCGAAGGCGTCGCCCTAACGAAATGGGAAAATATCGAGCGCTTGTTCCCGCTCGCGGCGAAGTGGTGGAGGGAAGCCGGCCCGGGCGGCTGGAACGACTTCGACTCGCTCAACATCGGCAACGGCGCGATGGACGGACTGACGCCGATCGAACGGCAGACGGCCATGACGTTCTGGTCGATCTCGTCGGCGCAGCTGTACACGGGCAACGACATGACGAACCTGGACGAGTACGGCTTGGAGCTGCTGACGAACGAAGAAGCGATCGCGGTCAATCAGGCCGGCCGCCCCGGGCATCCGGTGTCGCTCGATACCGAGCAGCAGGTATGGTACGCGAACAATGGGGACGGCACGTACTCCGTCGCCTTGTTCAACCTTGGGGACGCCCCGGCGACCGTTCGCGCGAATTGGAACGATCTCGGCATCGAGGGCGCCGCTTCCGTGCGCGACTTATGGAGCCATGCGGAGCTAGGCACGTTCCAAGACGGCTTCGTCGCGGCGGACTTGCCGGCACACGGCTCGCGTCTCCTGAAGGTGACTGTGTCGGACGGCGGCGCCGCGACGGCGAACGACGACGACACGGGCATGCGGTACGCGGGAGACTGGGTACGCAACGGCGGCAACGAGCTGAGCGCCGCTTCCCAGAACGTCAGCGTCGTCGTCAGCGACGGCGAAGCGGCGAACAGCGCGATCGAACCGACTACCGCAACCTTCGATAGGAAGTCGGGACTGCAAACCGACGTCGCGACGGAGATCGATTTCCGGGGCAATACGCTGACGGGAATTACGTTCGGCGGCGCGGCCCTGACCGAAGGGACCGATTATACGCTCGACGGCGGCACGCTGACGATCAAGAAAGAGTACTTGGCCGCGCGTTCCGTCGGAACGGTCAATCTGACGTTGACGTTCAGCGCGGGCAAGCCGCAGACGTTCTCGATTCAAGTGACGGATTCGACGACGCAAAACAGTTCGGCGAACCCGGGCGCGATTCGCTTCGATAAACACCCGGAAGCTCAGGCCGACGCGACGGCGACGCTGACGTTACGCGGCAACGCGCTCGAGCGAATCGAAATCGGCGGGGCGGCGTTAACGCCGGACGTCGATTATACGCTTTCCGGCGGCACGGTGACGTTCAAGAAGGCGTATTTGGCGACGCTGCCGAGCGGCACGCATGACGTCGCGTTCGCGTTCAGCGCCGGCGCGCCGCAGACGATCGACCTGATCGTCAAGGACTCGTCGCAGGGCGGAACGTACGCGATCAACGACGATCATCCTTCGATCGCGTATCACGGACCGTGGAATTATAGCTACAACCGGAATCTGGGCGATTACAACAACGACGTCCACTTCTTGGAAGCGGACGGGGAGTACTTCGAGAATACGTTCGAGGGTACGGGCGTCGAGGTCATCACCGAGCTGGATCCTTCCCAAGGCGTCATCGACTTCTACGTCGACGGCGAATACAAGCAGACGGTCAACGCCGTAAACACCGGCCGCTTGGCGCAGCAATCGGTATTCCATGTCGCGGATTTGCCGAACGGCACGCATACGCTGAGCGCCGTGAAACGCTCCGGCTGGTTCATGCTGCTCGACCGGCTGCGCGTCACGTTGCCCGACCTGATCGCGCCGCACGCCGCGAATTTCGATAAGTCGGCGGCGCAGCAGGCCGACCTTCAGGTGCGGCTGACGCGCCCGGGCTTCGTCGGCGTCGCCGATACCGTTACGTCGTTGGTGTACGGAACGGATTATACGGTTGCGGGCGACGTCGTTACGATACAGCGGCCATATTTGGCGGCGCAGCCGGTCGGGACGTCGAAGCTGACGTTCGCGTTCGAAGGCGGCGCGACGCAGGAGCTTCGGCTCGCGATCGCCGACAGCGCGGCGCCGAACAGCGTCATCGCGCCGACGGCGGCGAGCTTCGATAAGAACGAAGCGGTTCGCGCCGACGTCCTGACGACGTTGACGGCGAACGGCAATACGCTCGCCGGCATCCGGAACGGGGGAAGCGCCTTGACGGCGGGAACCGACTACGTCGTCGAGGGCGACGCGATTCGCGTGAAGAAGGAGTATTTGGCGACGCTGCCCGCCGGGGAGGCGAACCTGACGCTGACGTTCAGCGCCGGCGCGCCGCAGACGCTGACCATAACCGTCCTCGATACGACGGCGCCGGACAGCGCGATCCGCCCGACGTCGGCGAGCTTCGATAAACATGCGGACCGCCAGGCGGACGTCGAGACGACGATCGAGCCGAACGGCAATTCGCTCGTCGGCATTCGTCACGGCGACACGATGCTGACGTTAGGCGAAGCGTACAGGGTATCCGGCAATCTGGTGACGATCGCGCGGGATTTCTTGGCGGCCCAGCCGACGGGCATGGTCAATCTGGAGCTCGTCTTCGATGCGGGCCGGCCGCAGACGCTCTCGATCGCCGTGCACGATACGGCCTTAGGACGGTACATTTCGTTGAACGACGACGCATCGGGCATCTTGTATTCGGGCTCCTGGCAGTCGAGCCGCAGCCGCGGGCTGGGCGATTACCAGGATGACGTCCACTATACGGAGAAGGACGGCGATTCGTTCGAATTTACGTTCGCGGGCACGGGCGTCGAGCTGGTGACGGAGAAGGAAGGCGCGCAGGGCGATATCGACATCTATATCGACGGCGAATTCCGCCAGACGGTCAGCGCCTGGAGCCAGAACCGCCAGCTGCAGCAAACCGTATTCGCGGTCTCCGGGCTTGCGGACGGCGCGCACACGCTGAAGGCCGTGAAGAAGAACGGGTACTACATGCTTCTCGATCAGCTCCGCGTGCGCGTCTCCGATCTGGTCGAACCGGATCGGGTCGCCTTCGACAAGCGGGCGGCGGAGCCGGCCGACGTTACGATCGAGACGGCCGTCGACGAGAGCGGATTGCTGTCCGTCTCGAACGGAGAGACGATTCTCGTACCGGGAACCGATTACGTCATATCGGACGACGCCGCGACGATCAAGAAGGAATACTTGGCTTCGCTTCCGTTGGGCGCATCGTATTTGACGTTCGCGTTCCGCGGCGACTACGGGAACGACGTTCATGCGACGCGGACGAACGGGGATGCGGTCGAATACCGGTTCTCGGGCTCGGGCTTCGATTGGATCGGGCCGAAGGGGCCGGACTTGGGCGAATTCGATCTTTATGTCGACGGCATGCTTCAGGCGACGGTGAACGCGGTTCACGACAGCCGCCAAGCGGGGCGGACGCTGTTCAGCCTCTCCGGTCTGCCGGACGGCGAGCACGTCGTCAAGGCGGTGAAGCGTTCCGGCGAGCGGATGCTGGTCGACCGAATCGTCTATCGAATCGGCGCGACCGAGCTGGCCCTAGGTGCGGCCGAGCTGCCGGACGGTACCGTAGGCGAGACGTATGAAGCCCGCATCCCCGCGACCGGGGGCGTCGGCTCGCATGCGTTCGAGGCGGAGAGCAAGGACTTGCCGAAGGGGCTGACGCTAGGCGCCGACGGAGTCGTGTCGGGTACGCCGACGAAGCCGGGTATGCACAAATTTACAGTGACGGTGACGGACGAAGCAGGGAAGACGGTCAGCCAGCGCTTCTCCTTAAAGATCGATAACCCGCGGAGCGGGAAGTAA